The genome window GATTTACGGTTGCAGTTCTGACAATTGTGTTATTCTCAACTTCGGGAAGGATGCCTGCTTTTTCACAGATTGCTTCCGAGACTTTGCCTATCGCAGGCCCTTTTGGATCTCCGAGTGCCAATTTTATTCCTGGATTTGCTAAGTCTTCGAGCCCATTTATTTTTTTGGGGTTCTTATCCGGAACTGCAATAACCGGGATATGCAGGGTCAGGTTTGTCATGCTTTCATTGAAAACATAATTCCTGTCCATAGCCTGTCCGGTATAGTAGTAATCCCCTGGGATGAAGATGTCACACTCTTTTGAGGTCAGGATTCCGAAGAGTTCGGCACTTCCTCCGTAGCGGACCTCGATATCTGCTCCGGTATCGTTTTCAAAATTCGCAATCAATTCGTTCATGGGTTTTATCAGCCCGGCGCCGGAACAAACCGTGATCTGCCTCCCCTCAAACTCTTTTTCCGAATTTCCAGAAACAGGGGTAGATTCTTCTTTCTCAGTACATCCTGAGCCAGCCAGGGCCATTGCAAGTATCATGATAATTATGAATGCGCGGAATTTTTTCATACAAACCCTCTTCAGGTGGAATTTCAACGATATGTCTGAAAATACATAACGGCTAATAAAGCTTTTTATAAAAATATACCACATAAATATTATCAAGAAGAAATGATCGACCCAGGCTGTCCCCAGTCATGAAATCTCAAAAATAAGAAAAAAGACGTTTTCCTCTTTATTTAAAGTTCAAATATTCTCTGCCTATATTTCTCGAGTTCTTCAGCCCCTCCTTTCGAATTCCAACCTTCTAAAACCCGGTAGTAACTGTAAACATGGCGAATTATTTAAAACATGACAAAAGTCCTTTTAGAGGTGCGGGAGATTTTTTAAAAATATTTAATTTTCAGATACTGCAGAGTCAAAGTTTAGGTTATTTTTCATAAACTATGCAAATTAACTTTGGATATTAAATAATTACGGCTTGGAACAGTTCTTCGGAAGCAGCCCTTCTTCCTCCATTGCTTCTTTTATATCATCAGGTATTTCAATATGATTTAAAATAATTTTATCCTCATTACATTTTTCATTGTTGTTTTTTGATACTATTTTTTTTAGGTATAAACACATATAATTAACAATTTTATATTTACAAAGATTATATTTTTCTAGGAATGAAAAAATATTATTTATAATTTTACTGCGAATTGTTATAAATATATTATAAAGGTTTAGTTTTAAATTTTTCCATAAACGAGGAAATTTTTCAGGCTCAACATTATTTTTTTGTTTTTCCATATATTTTTGTGCAAATATTATATAAAGTCTTCTGGGTCGTAATTTAGTCTTAAAGCAGAGTTGTTTATACCTAAAACACCTATGCTTATACCATACATAAAATAATTTTTCATCTATCCTAAAAGTATTATTTGGTTTTAGTATATTTATATGAGAATAAGATAAAATTATAGGTAACGATATAAACAAAGTTGTAGAAAGTATTATGACTGTGATTAACGTATTAAGTTCGTAAATATTAGGGTTGTTAGGATTGTTACTGGTCAAAACGGTACAGTAGGCATTCCAATAATCAATTAATGTATTAAGTTCGTCATAAGGACGGATAGTTTCTAATGGACGGATAGTTTCTAATAATTCAAAGAGATGATGAATACTTAATGAGATCGTTACAAAAAATGTAAAGCAAACTAAAGAAAATAAAATAAATAGTTTATCGGCGAGTGTACATAAATCTCTTGAAAGAGATTCGATTCTGCTAAAAAGATCTTTTTCTTTATCAGTTAATTCTGATTTTTGTTTAGATGATATTAAGTCTTCGTACTTAAGTTTATAGTCCTTGTCATACACAATTTCCTGTACCCAAAGCTTATATGCCTCCCTATACTGATTGAGATATTGAGCTAAGTAAATCCCAAATAACGCAAAGAAAAACCCATAAAAAGCTAATATACGCATCATAGAATTCACCTGAACGCACATTTAGCCGCAAAGCTAGCTGCAAATTTAATGTACTGAAAATGAGAGCATGAAGGTGATCTAGAATACTCAAGTACAGTAAATTTATCTTCGAATTAAATCTCAATTTTGAGAATCTGTGTTAGCCTTATTATTGAAAAACGTCTCAACCCGACTCCAAAAGAGTGTGGTCATGATTAGCAAAAGTAGGAACACTTAGCCAAAGCACACTTTTGATGCGATTACAATCAGCAAAGTTGCGAACCCGAAGTATACATATTTCATACATGTAGCCATTCTAATTGTACCCATTGATCGTCCGTCTCCAAACTTCTTTTTCATTTCGGGCTCACTGAGAAATAATTTAGAGACATTCGTACTGTACTCAATTTTTTCACAAGCTAACCCTTCAACTATTAAATCAATAAATAATGGTAAGTTATTTCATAGCATACTTTGAACCATTTTTTAAGATGCAGCATACTTTATTCCTTGGAATCAAGGACTTATTGTTAATGCCTTAGTATAAGGGTATATCAAGTATTTTCATGTAAACGCTGCTACTACGACTTAGCTCAACTAGTGATTTTTATATCACAGTCATCACTAGTATTGGCATTGTTCTACCGTAACTAAGGAGTTAAACTATATAAAATTTAACCATTTTATAACGATATATTATATTTAATTTATATCGTGAAAATCAAGAAGATTATTTACCAACGTTAAGTTAGCGGTCCCTCTTTAATTGATTTTATATTATTTTAAAGTAACTGAGATACCGGCTCTGTAGAAAAATTTTGAAATAAAAAATTTTCATAAATTTGAACTGAATAGTCAGATCTGGATATACATATCTCTTTTTAGTCCTTTTAGCCTAATTATAGATAGGTTTCCACAATGCCGAAATGTCATCCTCAGACCTTTTTCCCGTGTCTCTGCACGGTTTGAGCCACCCTACATCAAAAGAGTAAAAGCGTGAATATACACTCCACTGAAGACTCAATCATGAAAAATATCAATCACGGGATGGGAATTACCATATAGTCCTTAGTTATAATAAAGAATTATTAATATAGTGATAATTAGCAAAAGTATAGTCCCTATATATATAAATCTCATATATCTAGCCATTTTAACAATTCCCACTCCCTATTCACCTCGAATTATACCTCATTACCTAGTATTAATCTTTTTTTGTTAAAATACAGAATCTCTTGAGGAGAGACAGTATAATTTATCTAATAATGTTCCACTTGCAATTATAAATACATTTGTCTGGCAAAATAGCTATTATTCAGGCTCTTTGTTATTTGCGTGGGCAGTTTATAGTCGCCTCCAGAACAGAGATACATGCATATAATATTTGAAAAAAATTGTTACACAAAATCACATTCAAGTTCGATGTTTATCTCTCAGCTGTGGCCACTTCTCAGTTGAACAAATATTTTCAATCCATACAAAACTACGGAGAGCTATTTTTAATATTTTATCATAATCTTATTATATTTATCAGCTTCATCTTGGGATTTGAGTCATTACCACTTATTTGATTCAAGAATTCCAAATTATAAAAGGAAATAAGTTACACAACATCTGCCCCTAACCCAAGTAGTCTCTGCCTGTATTTTTCAAGTTCTTCAGCCCCTCTTTGCTTGGACATACTGCTCGCTTCGTAAATTATATGAGACGGCAGCACTTTCATCCCCATATATTCAAAAATGCAGTGGGTTATTGCTTCGAGGTGCTTATTCAGGTCCCCATGCGCTCCCCCCTCAGAATACATCTCTTTCGGAGCTCCAGTAGTTGTAACAAGC of Candidatus Margulisiibacteriota bacterium contains these proteins:
- a CDS encoding NAD(P)H-dependent oxidoreductase — translated: LVTTTGAPKEMYSEGGAHGDLNKHLEAITHCIFEYMGMKVLPSHIIYEASSMSKQRGAEELEKYRQRLLGLGADVV
- a CDS encoding substrate-binding domain-containing protein — encoded protein: MKKFRAFIIIMILAMALAGSGCTEKEESTPVSGNSEKEFEGRQITVCSGAGLIKPMNELIANFENDTGADIEVRYGGSAELFGILTSKECDIFIPGDYYYTGQAMDRNYVFNESMTNLTLHIPVIAVPDKNPKKINGLEDLANPGIKLALGDPKGPAIGKVSEAICEKAGILPEVENNTIVRTATVN